In Carya illinoinensis cultivar Pawnee chromosome 7, C.illinoinensisPawnee_v1, whole genome shotgun sequence, the following are encoded in one genomic region:
- the LOC122316029 gene encoding uncharacterized protein LOC122316029, protein MKSDRKPPLPKSPILLRPRRVLRSNSSSLQNPPGSLTKPERPNRFWDNGESVLRPEYRSISCDLRDLARMVRDEFGKGVSDDAGISNSLSADSSSLFERGRFYEEYSARRNERLRRKKSDTGVEKKTPYNLGVSVESAKRMSSTKKFESLRKSVSAAYTVEKSETPTPRYMLRSTMKENKKPPRPLPATSGKSTVLLGARPKAVVRRVRRD, encoded by the exons ATGAAGTCAGATCGCAAGCCGCCGCTCCCCAAATCGCCGATACTACTTCGACCACGTAGAGTTCTTCGATCGAACTCATCTTCTCTGCAAAACCCACCAG GCTCTTTGACAAAACCTGAAAGACCGAACCGTTTTTGGGACAATGGGGAATCGGTTCTTCGACCTGAATACCGCTCGATCTCGTGCGACTTGCGTGATCTAGCGAGGATGGTACGCGATGAATTTGGCAAAGGAGTTTCGGACGATGCTGGGATTTCTAATTCTTTAAGTGCCGATTCCAGCTCTCTGTTTGAGAGGGGTCGGTTCTACGAGGAGTACTCCGCTAGAAGGAACGAGAGGCTGAGGCGGAAGAAGAGCGACACAGGAGTTGAGAAGAAGACCCCGTACAATCTCGGTGTCTCGGTCGAGTCTGCGAAAAGGATGAGTAGTACGAAAAAGTTTGAAAGCTTGAGGAAATCGGTCTCAGCGGCTTACACTGTGGAGAAGAGCGAGACTCCTACTCCGAGGTATATGCTAAGAAGTACGATGAAAGAGAATAAGAAACCCCCACGTCCTCTTCCTGCGACTTCAGGGAAATCTACAGTACTGCTGGGTGCAAGGCCAAAAGCCGTGGTTCGAAGGGTTCGTAGAGACTGA
- the LOC122316028 gene encoding butanoate--CoA ligase AAE1, producing MKGAIRCSANYVPLTPISFLERSAMVYRDRLSVVYGDVRYTWRETLERCTRLASAISQLGISSGDVVAAMAPNIPAMYELHFGVPMAGAVLCTLNLRHDSAMVSTLLGHSEAKLIFVDSQFRHIAQGAIDILSKTRTQLPLLVLIPESDPPSANISNSISRSKNLEYEGLLAIGRPDFEVRRPNDEWDPISLNYTSGTTSSPKGVIFSHRGAYLNSLAAALLNEMGSMPVYLWCVPMFHCNGWCLTWAVAAQGGTNVCQRNVTARGIFENISRHKVTHFGGAPTVLNMIINATASELRPLPGKVVVMTGGAPPPSHVLFKMEELGFNVTHSYGLTETYGPGTVCTWKPEWNSLPREAQAKIKARQGLHHLGLEEIDIKDPVTMKSVPPDAKTMGEVMFRGNTVMNGYLKDLKATQDAFNGGWFRSGDLGVKHPDGYIELKDRSKDIIISGGENISTIEVESVIFGHPAVLEAAVVGRPDDYWGETPCAFVKLKDGYSVGAEEIIKFCRERLPHYMAPRTVVFEDLPKTSTGKTQKFALREKAKAMGSLTNKSFSKL from the exons ATGAAGGGTGCGATCCGGTGCTCGGCGAACTACGTCCCTCTCACTCCAATCAGCTTCTTGGAGCGCTCTGCGATGGTCTACAGAGACAGACTTTCTGTTGTGTACGGTGATGTCCGGTACACCTGGAGAGAGACGCTTGAACGGTGCACCAGACTCGCTTCTGCTATATCCCAGCTGGGAATTTCTAGCGGAGATGTG GTCGCTGCAATGGCCCCAAATATTCCTGCAATGTATGAGTTACATTTTGGTGTCCCAATGGCTGGTGCAGTACTTTGTACACTAAACTTACGACATGATTCGGCAATGGTATCAACATTACTTGGACATTCAGAGGCCAAACTCATTTTTGTGGACTCCCAGTTTCGTCATATTGCTCAGGGAGCGATTGATATTCTATCCAAGACAAGGACCCAGCTGCCCCTTCTGGTCTTAATTCCAGAGTCTGATCCACCATCTGCTAACATCAGCAATTCCATTTCCAGGTCCAAAAACCTGGAATATGAGGGTCTTTTAGCAATAGGAAGACCCGATTTTGAGGTCAGACGGCCAAATGATGAATGGGATCCAATCTCTCTCAATTACACTTCAGGCACTACATCAAGCCCAAAAGGTGTGATTTTTAGTCACAGAGGTGCCTATCTCAATTCACTTGCAGCAGCACTTCTCAATGAGATGGGTTCAATGCCTGTATACTTATGGTGCGTCCCCATGTTTCACTGCAATGGGTGGTGCCTCACTTGGGCTGTTGCTGCTCAGGGTGGCACAAACGTCTGCCAAAGGAATGTCACTGCAAGAGGAATCTTCGAAAATATTTCTAGGCACAAGGTGACCCACTTTGGTGGTGCACCCACAGTGCTGAACATGATAATAAATGCAACAGCTAGCGAGCTCAGGCCACTTCCAGGCAAGGTAGTGGTGATGACAGGTGGTGCACCACCGCCCTCTCACGTGCTATTCAAGATGGAAGAACTAGGATTCAATGTGACTCACTCGTATGGATTAACAGAAACTTATGGTCCTGGGACAGTTTGCACTTGGAAACCAGAATGGAATTCCCTTCCTCGAGAGGCTCAGGCAAAGATCAAGGCCCGTCAGGGATTGCACcatcttggccttgaggaaattGACATTAAAGATCCTGTCACCATGAAGAGTGTACCCCCTGATGCAAAAACCATGGGTGAGGTTATGTTCAGAGGCAACACTGTGATGAATGGGTATTTGAAGGACTTGAAAGCAACACAGGATGCGTTTAATGGCGGATGGTTTCGGAGTGGGGACTTGGGGGTGAAACACCCTGATGGCTACATAGAACTAAAAGACCGGTCTAAAGACATCATCATTTCTGGGGGTGAAAACATTAGCACAATTGAGGTGGAATCAGTGATTTTTGGTCACCCAGCGGTTCTCGAGGCAGCTGTTGTGGGAAGACCCGACGATTACTGGGGGGAGACACCATGTGCATTTGTGAAGTTGAAAGATGGGTACAGTGTCGGTGCAGAGGAGATCATTAAGTTTTGTAGGGAACGTTTGCCCCATTATATGGCTCCTCGAACTGTTGTTTTTGAGGATCTGCCAAAGACTTCAACTGGGAAGACACAGAAATTTGCTTTAAGGGAAAAGGCGAAGGCCATGGGAAGCCTTACAAACAAGAGTTTCAGCAAACTGTAA